A part of Myxococcales bacterium genomic DNA contains:
- a CDS encoding DUF448 domain-containing protein produces the protein MESVRSCLVCRKKASRQSLLRFVRALDGEIAFDEKAIAPSRGAWICATRLCLTKAFDKRLLFRKEKVLPINSKEILEQVTKRLKLSLLGNLGMLRRFGHCEVGRDAVKSSMLSQNMAMVLYASDFSQRSLKEIQENSRRFDWQVPIVKVPVSMDELGNCLGREKTGVVALNKSRITEEILMKLNKLASVSQ, from the coding sequence ATGGAAAGTGTTCGCAGTTGTTTAGTGTGTAGGAAAAAGGCGAGCAGGCAGAGCTTGCTGAGATTCGTGCGCGCTCTTGATGGGGAGATTGCTTTTGATGAAAAAGCAATAGCGCCTTCACGTGGCGCTTGGATTTGTGCCACCAGACTGTGTTTAACAAAAGCTTTTGATAAGAGGTTGTTATTTCGGAAAGAAAAAGTTTTACCGATAAACTCTAAAGAAATTTTAGAGCAGGTGACGAAACGATTAAAACTAAGCTTGTTGGGAAATCTGGGTATGTTAAGGCGTTTTGGCCACTGTGAAGTCGGTCGAGATGCTGTGAAAAGTTCGATGCTTTCTCAGAATATGGCTATGGTTTTATACGCTTCTGATTTTTCTCAGCGTTCATTGAAGGAAATTCAAGAAAACTCTAGAAGGTTTGATTGGCAGGTGCCAATTGTGAAGGTACCTGTTTCAATGGACGAGTTAGGAAATTGTTTAGGGCGTGAGAAAACGGGTGTTGTAGCCCTGAATAAAAGTCGTATAACGGAAGAAATTTTGATGAAATTGAATAAGTTGGCGTCTGTGAGCCAATAA
- the nusA gene encoding transcription termination/antitermination protein NusA produces the protein MKLEQLDLGAVLEQVGREKNIGKEVLVSALEDAMLSAARKKLGLDADLEARYNEEIGEVEVYEFLRIIKDGEVKKSGEIFFKDAKKLDPDLTEEALGEDLGVKLESSEFGRIAAQNAKQIIVQRVREAERMMVYNEYKDRKGEIATGTVRRFERGDVIVDLGRAEAILPTSEQISKENIRIHDRIVAYVVDVLEVARGAQIILSRTHPNLVVKLFEQEVPEIAEGIVSIESAAREAGFRTKISVRSKDQDVDPVGACVGMKGARVQAVVQELRGEKIDIVPYDLDEARFVCNALAPAEATRVLINEEERSMQIVVPDEQLSLAIGRRGQNVRLASQLTGWKIDIQAESKAAAEKEEAWVSLSQIKSLSELQFQTLFNYGIKSVTDFLETDNDTLETIPGFEESDFVALKAEAENVKKSEEERKVEQGKLVRIFAKVLLVIDEVCSKLAEEDRQSELALDSLGIESKEKLEAVGFSDLVDVFLCKDAQGLAKSADLDLDTAKVIFEVAKKKLAALDSRISC, from the coding sequence GTGCAGTGCTCGAGCAAGTTGGTCGAGAAAAAAATATTGGTAAAGAGGTTCTCGTTTCTGCGCTTGAAGATGCTATGCTGAGCGCCGCTCGCAAAAAGCTTGGTTTGGATGCTGACCTTGAAGCTCGCTATAACGAAGAAATCGGCGAGGTCGAAGTTTATGAATTTCTGCGTATCATAAAAGATGGCGAAGTAAAAAAGTCTGGGGAAATTTTTTTCAAAGATGCAAAAAAACTGGATCCTGATCTAACTGAGGAAGCTCTTGGTGAAGATCTTGGTGTGAAACTTGAGTCTAGTGAGTTCGGTCGAATAGCTGCTCAGAATGCCAAACAGATCATTGTTCAAAGAGTGCGTGAAGCAGAACGAATGATGGTTTATAACGAGTATAAAGATCGTAAGGGTGAGATTGCTACAGGTACCGTGAGGCGTTTTGAACGTGGTGATGTGATCGTTGATTTGGGTAGAGCAGAAGCCATATTGCCGACCTCAGAACAGATTTCTAAAGAGAATATTCGTATTCACGATCGTATTGTTGCGTACGTTGTGGATGTGCTTGAGGTAGCAAGAGGAGCGCAGATTATTCTTTCTCGGACACATCCAAATCTGGTAGTGAAATTGTTTGAACAAGAAGTACCCGAAATTGCCGAGGGAATCGTCAGCATAGAGAGCGCTGCACGAGAAGCAGGGTTTAGAACCAAAATCTCTGTCCGATCCAAAGATCAGGATGTTGATCCTGTTGGAGCGTGTGTCGGGATGAAGGGAGCTCGGGTCCAGGCGGTTGTGCAAGAGTTGCGTGGAGAAAAGATCGATATTGTTCCTTACGACTTGGACGAAGCTCGTTTTGTTTGTAATGCGCTTGCTCCAGCTGAGGCAACTCGTGTTTTGATCAATGAAGAAGAACGCAGTATGCAAATTGTTGTTCCTGATGAACAATTGTCATTGGCGATTGGACGAAGAGGGCAAAATGTGCGCTTGGCTTCACAGTTGACAGGGTGGAAAATTGACATTCAGGCTGAGTCGAAGGCGGCTGCTGAAAAAGAAGAGGCCTGGGTATCACTTTCCCAAATTAAATCGTTATCTGAGCTTCAATTCCAAACCTTGTTTAACTATGGAATTAAGAGCGTCACAGATTTTTTGGAAACTGATAACGATACCTTAGAAACAATTCCTGGGTTTGAAGAATCTGACTTTGTTGCCTTAAAAGCGGAAGCTGAAAATGTGAAAAAGTCAGAAGAAGAACGAAAAGTTGAGCAGGGAAAATTAGTACGTATTTTTGCTAAGGTTTTGTTGGTTATTGATGAAGTTTGTAGCAAACTTGCCGAGGAAGATCGTCAGTCTGAATTAGCTCTCGACAGCCTAGGGATAGAATCAAAAGAAAAATTGGAAGCTGTAGGTTTTAGCGATCTAGTAGATGTCTTCCTGTGCAAAGATGCGCAAGGCTTGGCTAAAAGTGCTGATCTTGATTTAGATACTGCAAAGGTGATTTTTGAAGTGGCTAAGAAGAAATTGGCTGCTCTTGATTCCCGCATTAGCTGCTAA